The following proteins are encoded in a genomic region of Sorangiineae bacterium MSr12523:
- a CDS encoding SLATT domain-containing protein yields MTREERNTLPPEHDNVAAHARAIRVSVMDGIDAGRSVVVFADMRIHVGTEELSDLRLRDRTVSPRHLAIDCVGHRFRMTDLESVNGTRLNGVPVSEAYIVAGDVVSCGNIKLAITAENAKQTAFSRSVAMGKNASHLTPPDIKDLLAEWQAWAQVFSKSHRRAALRLERRHYWLGIPSTLMGAVVGTTIFGTLEKAAGSWPFKIALAAISMSAACLVALQTFLRYLERAGQHNLAHAEYEDIARSIELLSLDSRSRRDWVKSLEGLGHRLDAIKGKAPIPPDAEDLELEFEEAKERFRMRLSASVKFRESMRQADTTPNVRHAGFSLPPPMGYLNGPLEPSRFYEDDERIALRREAKERARYESERKIALDRANEPRWEAPSFAAQLRAFEDVDG; encoded by the coding sequence ATGACCCGCGAGGAACGTAATACGCTCCCGCCAGAGCACGATAACGTGGCGGCACACGCGCGAGCCATCCGCGTCTCGGTGATGGACGGAATCGACGCAGGTCGATCCGTGGTCGTCTTTGCCGACATGAGGATTCACGTCGGTACGGAGGAGTTGTCCGATCTGCGCCTCCGCGATCGCACCGTCTCGCCGCGGCATTTGGCCATCGATTGCGTCGGCCATCGATTCCGCATGACCGATCTCGAGTCCGTCAACGGCACGCGCCTCAATGGTGTGCCCGTTTCGGAAGCCTACATCGTGGCGGGGGACGTGGTGTCCTGCGGCAATATCAAACTTGCGATTACCGCCGAGAACGCAAAACAAACGGCATTTTCCAGATCCGTTGCCATGGGCAAGAACGCCAGCCATTTGACGCCTCCGGATATCAAAGATCTCCTCGCCGAGTGGCAAGCGTGGGCGCAAGTCTTCAGCAAGAGCCACCGCCGGGCCGCACTGCGTCTCGAACGGCGTCATTACTGGTTGGGTATTCCCAGCACGCTGATGGGCGCCGTCGTGGGCACCACCATTTTCGGTACGCTGGAAAAGGCCGCGGGCAGCTGGCCGTTCAAGATTGCACTGGCCGCCATCAGCATGTCGGCGGCATGCCTCGTCGCGTTGCAAACCTTCCTTCGCTATTTGGAAAGGGCGGGCCAGCACAATCTGGCGCATGCCGAGTACGAGGACATCGCCCGATCCATCGAGCTTTTGTCCCTCGACAGCCGCAGCCGGCGCGATTGGGTGAAATCACTCGAGGGCCTTGGCCACCGACTCGACGCCATCAAGGGCAAGGCCCCCATTCCGCCCGATGCGGAAGACCTCGAGCTGGAGTTCGAAGAAGCCAAGGAGCGCTTCCGCATGAGGCTCAGCGCCTCGGTGAAGTTCCGAGAGAGCATGCGCCAGGCCGACACGACCCCCAACGTGCGCCACGCGGGCTTCTCCTTGCCCCCGCCCATGGGCTACCTGAACGGCCCACTCGAGCCTTCCCGTTTCTACGAAGACGACGAGCGCATCGCCCTCCGCCGCGAGGCCAAGGAGCGCGCACGCTACGAGTCCGAGCGCAAAATCGCACTCGACCGCGCCAACGAACCGAGATGGGAAGCCCCCAGCTTCGCGGCGCAGCTACGCGCCTTCGAAGACGTCGACGGTTAA
- the tesB gene encoding acyl-CoA thioesterase II produces the protein MSKPLEELVELLALERIEENLFRGQSRDLGWGTVFGGQVLGQALSAAEQTVPPERHVHSLNAYFLRPGNVSHPIVYDVDRIRDGGSFNTRRVVAIQRGEPIFNLAASFQKLEEGYDHQDPMPEVPPPESIPTDQERAALTPELPTRVRELAMAPGPFESRAIDVLDSPIHPTPRPPIRRVWVRAVGTLPDRPTLHRSLLAYASDRSFLTTALFPHGAGWLTPGLQLASLDHVMWFHRPFRMDDWLLYVMESSTAQGSRGLTHGRFFTRDGRLVASTAQEGLMRVRTKAPTS, from the coding sequence ATGAGCAAACCTCTGGAAGAGTTGGTGGAGCTCCTCGCGCTGGAGCGCATCGAGGAAAACCTATTTCGCGGCCAGAGTCGGGACCTGGGATGGGGAACGGTCTTCGGCGGGCAGGTGCTCGGGCAAGCGTTGTCGGCCGCCGAGCAGACCGTGCCGCCGGAGCGCCACGTGCATTCTTTGAATGCGTATTTCCTCCGGCCCGGAAATGTCTCCCACCCCATCGTCTATGACGTGGATCGCATCCGCGATGGCGGCTCGTTCAACACCCGTCGCGTGGTGGCGATTCAACGCGGGGAACCTATTTTCAATTTGGCGGCATCGTTCCAAAAGTTGGAAGAGGGATACGATCATCAGGATCCCATGCCGGAGGTACCTCCGCCGGAATCCATTCCCACGGATCAAGAACGCGCCGCGCTCACACCGGAATTGCCGACGCGTGTGCGCGAGCTGGCCATGGCCCCGGGCCCCTTCGAAAGCCGCGCCATCGACGTGCTGGACAGCCCGATTCACCCGACGCCGCGTCCGCCGATCCGTCGTGTTTGGGTGCGCGCCGTCGGCACCTTGCCCGATCGCCCCACCTTGCACCGCAGCCTGCTCGCGTACGCTTCGGATCGGTCTTTTCTCACCACCGCGTTGTTTCCTCATGGTGCGGGATGGCTCACCCCCGGCCTTCAACTCGCCAGCTTGGATCACGTGATGTGGTTTCATCGCCCATTTCGCATGGACGACTGGCTTCTTTACGTCATGGAGAGCTCGACGGCACAAGGCTCCCGCGGCCTGACGCACGGTCGTTTTTTCACGCGTGACGGGCGCCTCGTTGCGAGCACCGCACAAGAAGGATTGATGCGCGTGCGCACGAAGGCGCCTACTTCGTAA
- a CDS encoding AraC family transcriptional regulator, with the protein MIEERAFVPSPPLRPWITEIRVLSMAASPPRTLTRLPNGTSSIVLCTRHGGTHVVATGPTMRASYKPAEAVPLYARFVFRPGSARAFLRVALHELTDRVVSIDEIWGQNGARWRERLEGGSLEKTIGTLEAALLEQLDPKRVEPWRERLVRRAVHELEGAPHVPLSEVAARLGVAERRFRQVFREEIGLSPKRFARIARIRRVLAKAGHAAWARLALEAGFFDQAHLVAEFRDLLGVAPTSFLAGDLPSRTACGVGSA; encoded by the coding sequence ATGATCGAGGAACGCGCCTTCGTACCTAGCCCGCCACTCCGGCCATGGATCACGGAGATTCGCGTCTTGTCGATGGCCGCCTCGCCGCCGCGCACGCTCACCCGCCTGCCCAACGGCACATCGTCCATCGTTCTCTGCACGCGGCATGGCGGCACGCACGTCGTGGCCACCGGCCCCACCATGCGTGCATCCTACAAGCCCGCGGAGGCCGTTCCTCTCTACGCGCGCTTCGTTTTTCGGCCGGGTAGTGCGCGCGCCTTCTTGCGCGTCGCCCTGCACGAGCTCACCGATCGCGTCGTCTCCATCGACGAGATCTGGGGCCAAAACGGCGCGCGATGGCGCGAGCGCCTCGAGGGCGGCTCGCTCGAGAAGACGATCGGCACCTTGGAAGCCGCACTGCTCGAGCAGCTCGATCCGAAGCGCGTCGAGCCCTGGCGCGAGCGCCTCGTCCGCCGCGCCGTGCACGAGCTGGAAGGAGCCCCGCACGTGCCGCTCTCCGAGGTGGCCGCCCGACTCGGTGTCGCGGAACGTCGCTTTCGTCAGGTTTTTCGCGAGGAAATCGGCCTCTCGCCCAAGCGCTTCGCGCGCATCGCCCGCATTCGCCGCGTGCTCGCGAAGGCCGGGCACGCGGCCTGGGCACGACTCGCCCTGGAGGCGGGGTTTTTCGACCAGGCGCACCTGGTGGCGGAGTTCCGCGACCTGCTCGGGGTCGCACCCACGAGCTTTCTTGCCGGAGATCTACCGAGTCGCACCGCATGCGGGGTAGGATCGGCCTGA
- a CDS encoding SDR family oxidoreductase, which produces MILVTGATGTIGRALMNELRAARVPRRAMARDAVKAKSLLGDDEDIVQADFTDAASLAAAVDGVDAVFLLTAGGPALAEHDLAMVRAVQGTRVKKLVKLSTFGADTLPLKSSEWHRPGEQAVTQSGLAWTLLRPAAFASNALGWAPQIRAGAPIQVATGEGRHAVVDPRDIAAVAVRALTSDAHDGQAYSLTGPEALSTPRQVAILGAVLGLPIAIEDVSPRVAADRLRAAGVPEAFADAVFEGYTCWRAGNVASRSDDIERVLGHAPRSFEEWARDHAAAFRSD; this is translated from the coding sequence ATGATTCTGGTGACGGGTGCCACGGGCACCATTGGTCGCGCGCTCATGAACGAGCTGCGTGCCGCTCGTGTTCCTCGGCGTGCGATGGCGCGCGATGCAGTTAAGGCGAAATCGCTCCTGGGCGACGATGAGGACATCGTGCAGGCCGATTTTACCGATGCAGCGTCGCTGGCGGCGGCGGTGGATGGCGTGGACGCGGTCTTCTTGCTCACGGCCGGAGGGCCCGCGTTGGCCGAGCACGATCTCGCCATGGTGCGCGCGGTCCAAGGGACCCGCGTGAAGAAGTTGGTCAAGCTGTCCACCTTTGGCGCCGACACCCTGCCGTTGAAATCGTCGGAATGGCACCGGCCGGGCGAACAGGCGGTGACGCAATCCGGGCTGGCCTGGACGCTGCTGCGCCCGGCCGCATTTGCCTCGAATGCGCTGGGGTGGGCTCCGCAAATTCGCGCGGGCGCACCCATTCAGGTGGCCACCGGCGAGGGAAGGCACGCCGTGGTCGATCCGCGGGATATCGCGGCGGTTGCGGTCCGCGCGCTTACCTCCGACGCGCACGATGGCCAAGCGTATTCACTCACGGGACCCGAGGCGTTGAGCACACCCCGGCAAGTGGCGATTCTGGGTGCGGTGCTCGGTCTACCCATCGCCATCGAGGACGTCTCACCTCGGGTGGCGGCGGACCGTTTGCGTGCGGCCGGGGTGCCCGAAGCTTTCGCCGACGCGGTCTTCGAAGGATACACGTGCTGGCGCGCAGGAAATGTCGCGAGCCGGAGCGACGACATCGAGCGCGTGCTCGGGCATGCGCCCCGCTCGTTCGAAGAGTGGGCGCGCGATCACGCGGCGGCGTTTCGCTCGGATTAG
- a CDS encoding class I SAM-dependent methyltransferase produces MQPLLYRELVPWYRLIDPPADHLEEVECYQAALEGAASPRPETLLELGAGAGNNAFHLKRRFRCTLTDISESMLDLSRELNPECEHVPGDMRSLRMDRVFDVVLAHDAVMYLTSEEQLEAAALTAFTHTRPGGAAVFAPDYVRETYRESHHLHTGDDGARSLRCLEWTWDPNPNDSTYVVEYAFLLRDGTSMRAVHDQHVEGLFRKSTWIDVLTSTGYAVQPAPRKLSEGFSDEIFVCRRPLG; encoded by the coding sequence ATGCAACCACTCCTCTATCGGGAACTCGTACCTTGGTATCGCCTGATTGATCCGCCGGCTGACCATCTCGAGGAAGTGGAATGTTACCAAGCGGCCCTCGAAGGCGCGGCGTCGCCCAGGCCGGAGACGCTGCTCGAGTTGGGGGCGGGCGCCGGGAACAATGCATTTCATCTCAAGCGACGTTTCCGCTGCACGCTGACGGATATTTCCGAGTCGATGCTCGATTTGAGTCGGGAGCTCAACCCGGAGTGCGAGCACGTGCCGGGCGATATGCGCTCGCTGCGGATGGATCGTGTTTTCGACGTGGTGCTCGCCCATGACGCGGTCATGTACCTGACCAGCGAGGAGCAACTCGAGGCGGCGGCACTAACGGCATTTACGCACACCCGGCCCGGCGGGGCGGCTGTTTTCGCCCCGGATTACGTGCGCGAGACCTACCGCGAGTCGCACCACCTCCACACGGGGGATGACGGCGCGCGCTCGCTCCGCTGCCTCGAGTGGACGTGGGATCCGAACCCGAACGACAGCACCTACGTCGTCGAGTATGCATTTTTACTGCGCGACGGAACGAGCATGCGCGCGGTGCACGATCAACACGTAGAGGGGCTCTTCCGGAAATCGACTTGGATCGACGTCCTGACGAGCACCGGCTACGCCGTGCAGCCCGCGCCGCGAAAGCTCAGTGAAGGCTTCTCCGACGAGATTTTCGTCTGCCGCAGGCCCCTGGGCTAA
- a CDS encoding ThuA domain-containing protein: protein MRKTAPWISMWVLCVLLGASPVYAQHEAAPAFKVLAFYNGTWDAAHIAFVREANQWFPQVASQNGFSYTATNNWNMLNANDLAQYKVVMFLDDYPQTAAQRSAFQQYMDNGGAFFGFHVAAFNTNPGAWSWYHNQFLGTGAFRNNTWGPTTAVLRVEDRTHPSTTRLNATFTSSVSEWYSWNNDLRNNANIKILASVDPSSFPLGTDPNQTWYSGYYPILWTNKNYKMLYANFGHNAVNYDTGQSLSSTFASEQQNRFIIDGLLWLGGGASNPPGGGPISPTAWYTVSNTGNSKCVDARGAASSNGTAIQQYACNDTNAQQFQFQPTSGGYVRINNRNNAAQVIDVTNVSTADNAPLQLWAYGNGNNQQWQPVSENNGVYHFVNRNSSKCLTVPNASNADSVQLVQYACNGSASQSFRLAEKP from the coding sequence ATGCGGAAAACCGCTCCCTGGATTTCGATGTGGGTCCTATGCGTACTGCTCGGGGCCAGCCCGGTGTACGCCCAACATGAGGCGGCACCAGCATTCAAGGTGTTGGCCTTTTACAATGGCACTTGGGACGCGGCGCATATCGCGTTCGTTCGCGAAGCCAATCAATGGTTTCCGCAGGTGGCCTCTCAAAATGGCTTTTCGTACACGGCCACGAACAATTGGAACATGCTCAACGCCAATGACTTGGCGCAGTACAAAGTGGTGATGTTCCTGGACGATTATCCCCAGACCGCTGCGCAGCGGTCGGCGTTCCAGCAGTACATGGACAATGGCGGTGCTTTCTTCGGCTTTCACGTGGCCGCCTTCAACACCAATCCGGGGGCGTGGAGCTGGTACCACAATCAATTCTTGGGCACCGGCGCCTTCAGGAACAACACTTGGGGCCCGACGACGGCCGTTCTGCGCGTGGAAGACCGCACGCATCCCTCGACGACCCGTCTGAATGCGACGTTCACCTCCTCGGTCAGCGAATGGTACTCGTGGAACAACGATCTGCGGAACAACGCGAACATCAAGATTCTCGCGTCCGTCGATCCTTCGAGTTTTCCGCTGGGGACCGATCCGAATCAGACCTGGTACAGCGGCTATTATCCGATTCTGTGGACGAACAAGAATTACAAGATGCTCTATGCCAACTTCGGCCACAACGCGGTGAATTACGATACGGGGCAATCGCTGTCGTCGACGTTCGCGAGTGAGCAGCAAAATCGGTTCATCATCGACGGGCTTCTCTGGTTGGGTGGGGGCGCGTCGAATCCTCCCGGTGGCGGCCCCATTTCGCCCACGGCCTGGTACACCGTCAGCAACACCGGCAATAGCAAATGTGTCGACGCGCGCGGTGCTGCCTCGTCGAACGGGACGGCGATTCAGCAGTATGCCTGCAACGACACGAACGCGCAGCAGTTCCAATTCCAGCCGACGAGCGGCGGATACGTGCGCATCAACAACCGCAACAACGCGGCGCAGGTCATCGACGTTACCAACGTATCCACCGCCGACAATGCCCCGCTCCAACTCTGGGCCTACGGCAACGGGAACAACCAGCAATGGCAGCCCGTCTCCGAGAACAACGGCGTCTACCACTTCGTAAATCGCAACAGCTCGAAGTGCCTCACCGTGCCCAACGCATCCAACGCCGACAGCGTGCAACTCGTGCAGTACGCATGCAACGGCAGCGCCTCGCAGTCATTCCGCCTCGCAGAAAAGCCCTAA
- a CDS encoding iron-containing redox enzyme family protein — protein sequence MIHSDFPPSTRSTGNGPANGTTRETATANGLTAASPASGGEVDALQVLLHLEERQATHPFWDNRLFLACKAGALKLEDFRYIFSQYYLYSRNFTRYLAGLLANCEDDLLRARITENLWEESGGTELEKRHAQIFRKFLQEGLGIQDLAGIEHADFSRYFVKEYLDFILRGHPMEAAAFLSLGTEGIVARMYGIFVEGLLKAGIPEEQLSFFRIHMECDDAHAFTLQQVMLSYAGERSWSTRCQDAMERALTLRARFFENLYEAVQTRRVRSILEKIQARKSLALPSEGFHHPAGAEGEALYTNAIEKLNIKFEVDRIPFRPEVLDPRLVYIPPGKCNEHHRHAHETVFYVVQGTGYVLIDYAPQEVKAGDIVFAPRWCMHQTQNTGSDEMILLAITDFGLTGKGFLGDYEKTARMKRAAAGE from the coding sequence GTGATACATTCTGATTTTCCCCCTTCGACTCGGTCGACCGGGAACGGGCCAGCAAACGGCACGACCCGCGAGACTGCGACTGCAAACGGTCTGACGGCTGCATCGCCTGCCAGCGGCGGAGAAGTTGACGCGCTGCAGGTCCTTTTGCACCTCGAAGAACGCCAGGCCACGCACCCCTTTTGGGACAATCGATTGTTCCTCGCATGCAAGGCGGGCGCGCTGAAGCTCGAGGATTTTCGCTATATTTTCTCCCAGTATTATCTCTATTCGCGGAATTTTACGCGCTACTTGGCCGGCCTCCTGGCCAACTGCGAGGACGATCTCCTGCGCGCGCGGATCACCGAGAATTTGTGGGAGGAAAGCGGTGGAACGGAGCTCGAAAAACGCCACGCGCAGATCTTTCGAAAATTCCTGCAAGAAGGCTTGGGTATCCAAGATCTGGCGGGCATCGAGCATGCCGACTTCTCGCGTTATTTCGTGAAGGAGTATCTCGATTTCATTTTGCGCGGCCACCCCATGGAGGCGGCGGCGTTTTTGTCGCTGGGCACCGAGGGAATCGTCGCTCGAATGTATGGCATTTTCGTGGAGGGCCTGCTCAAAGCGGGCATTCCCGAGGAGCAGCTCTCTTTCTTCCGCATCCACATGGAGTGCGATGACGCCCACGCGTTTACTTTGCAGCAGGTGATGCTCAGCTATGCCGGCGAACGCAGCTGGAGCACACGCTGCCAAGATGCGATGGAGCGCGCGCTCACCCTGCGCGCCCGGTTTTTCGAGAACCTGTACGAGGCGGTGCAGACGCGCCGCGTTCGGTCTATTTTGGAAAAGATCCAGGCGCGAAAGTCGCTGGCTTTGCCCTCCGAAGGTTTCCACCATCCGGCAGGTGCGGAGGGGGAGGCCCTTTATACGAATGCCATCGAAAAGTTGAACATCAAGTTCGAGGTCGACCGGATTCCGTTTCGGCCCGAGGTGCTCGACCCGCGCCTGGTCTACATTCCCCCGGGCAAGTGCAATGAGCACCACCGCCACGCCCACGAGACCGTTTTTTACGTGGTCCAGGGCACGGGCTACGTCCTCATCGATTACGCACCCCAGGAAGTGAAGGCCGGCGACATCGTCTTCGCCCCCCGCTGGTGCATGCACCAAACGCAAAATACCGGCTCCGACGAAATGATCCTCCTCGCAATTACCGACTTCGGCCTGACCGGTAAGGGCTTCCTGGGCGACTACGAAAAAACCGCCCGCATGAAACGCGCCGCGGCTGGAGAGTAA
- a CDS encoding heme NO-binding domain-containing protein, which translates to MHGIIFLELKKYVGAKWGAPAWSTLLADAGLGSRSYLPVHEYPDDEAELLIGTVAKTTGQTFPTLLEDFGEFIVPDLLQVYRSLIHANWRTLDLIENTERMIHRIVRLRNPGARPPQLVTERRNPSQVAIHYRSTRRMCGIAKGMARGVAKHYGERVAIHEPQCMHTGAPECVIELRLAN; encoded by the coding sequence ATGCATGGGATTATCTTCTTGGAGTTGAAAAAGTACGTCGGTGCGAAGTGGGGGGCGCCGGCTTGGTCGACACTTCTCGCCGATGCCGGCCTAGGAAGTCGTTCTTACCTTCCCGTTCACGAATATCCGGATGACGAAGCGGAGTTGCTCATCGGGACGGTCGCCAAGACGACGGGGCAGACCTTTCCCACCCTTCTGGAGGATTTCGGCGAATTCATCGTTCCCGATCTCCTCCAGGTGTACCGCTCGCTCATTCATGCCAATTGGCGAACGTTGGATCTCATCGAGAACACCGAACGAATGATCCATCGCATCGTGCGCCTCCGCAACCCGGGGGCGCGCCCTCCCCAATTGGTCACCGAACGGCGCAATCCGTCGCAAGTGGCCATTCACTACCGGTCGACTCGCCGCATGTGCGGCATCGCCAAAGGCATGGCCCGCGGCGTGGCGAAACACTACGGCGAACGCGTCGCCATCCACGAGCCCCAATGCATGCACACCGGCGCCCCCGAGTGCGTCATTGAACTCCGCTTGGCCAACTGA